One Acidobacteriota bacterium DNA window includes the following coding sequences:
- a CDS encoding VWA domain-containing protein has translation MKWLNLHITSNLKKINLLGLSPEPRTLSPEPCFSNPEPRTLNPVFILAFLLILPCWLPVFRSHAQSGVLIPSSIKDKPDAAILSLQVMHVDVRIDNQLARVRVRQIFDNAISSTLEGKYLFALPKLASISDFAVWDDDLRIPGVVMEKRRANEIYTQIKDQQVDPGLLQQDDEHGGNSAFSAKVFPIPPFGTKRLELEYTQMLPVDSLTSHFTFPLKPAFGDVQTCANFSIHVHIVSETPLSPPVFRSKAYPMRALTSSPNEFEYEFTGQQVKLTDDFALDYQLKLQTSSLSWLAYRAPEYISAYDLRDPAQAAQNPDGYFQATATFQMGQPSQAAPARNVLVLLDTSLSMHGEKLVRAVEAVEFFLHNLTPQDRFNLLLFHSEVIPFSPQPVPGTPDQIEAALNVIRSSYLSGGTNLKQALLKAKELIGQFPTGERTLILISDANPTLGTTQQKQLIQTFTANQKEVTGLRFFAFALGSDAKTTWLETLAEHFNGFSVQVRETEDIAAQLKLFFDKVGASILSGVQFVPANPELFYQVYPNGQHTFEGGSLAFVGRYKPSAGSTSVQVQAYHSTDPIQLSQTVSLPELDATHDHLPRLWAQARVTALLKEMDLNGEREDYISEIIRLAQKYKLDTPYTAFIAAPRALLRPRLIQPGDPVIRVKTDESITSVFAVLPFGETLPLQFIEDKKVWETRFLAPAWLPDGTYRCRLLLTDNHGNGYQEAKTFVVDSHPPKLKGTADTPTVRSGELVRLRVSADSDTVRLVAKMYGAQPVQLVWSDQEKTNCGTLCIPKGLAPGRYLVTVTAEDFAHNQASTEIELQVY, from the coding sequence ATGAAATGGCTTAACCTTCATATCACCAGCAATCTCAAGAAAATCAATCTTCTGGGATTATCACCTGAACCCCGAACCCTGAGCCCCGAACCCTGTTTTTCAAACCCTGAACCCCGAACCCTGAACCCTGTATTCATTCTGGCTTTCCTTCTCATCCTTCCCTGCTGGCTTCCAGTCTTTCGAAGTCACGCTCAATCGGGGGTTCTGATTCCGTCTTCGATCAAAGATAAACCGGATGCGGCGATTCTTTCGCTCCAGGTGATGCACGTTGATGTGCGGATTGACAATCAACTGGCTCGGGTTCGAGTTCGTCAGATTTTTGATAATGCGATTTCCTCGACGCTCGAAGGAAAATACCTGTTTGCGTTGCCAAAGCTGGCTTCGATTTCGGATTTTGCGGTCTGGGACGACGATTTGCGGATTCCTGGCGTGGTCATGGAAAAACGTCGGGCCAATGAAATCTATACTCAGATCAAAGATCAGCAGGTTGATCCAGGTCTGCTCCAACAAGATGACGAACACGGCGGAAATTCAGCGTTTTCAGCCAAAGTCTTTCCGATTCCACCATTTGGCACCAAACGACTGGAGCTTGAATACACCCAAATGCTGCCGGTTGACAGCCTGACGTCACATTTTACCTTCCCACTTAAACCGGCATTTGGCGACGTGCAAACCTGCGCGAATTTTTCCATCCACGTCCATATTGTCAGCGAAACGCCGCTCTCGCCGCCTGTTTTTCGGTCAAAGGCGTATCCGATGCGGGCGCTCACATCCAGTCCCAATGAATTTGAATATGAGTTCACGGGTCAGCAGGTCAAATTGACTGATGATTTTGCGCTCGATTATCAACTGAAGCTTCAAACCAGTTCGCTGTCGTGGCTGGCCTATCGCGCACCGGAATACATTTCAGCCTATGACCTGCGCGACCCGGCGCAGGCCGCACAAAATCCAGATGGCTACTTTCAAGCCACGGCGACGTTTCAGATGGGTCAACCTTCCCAAGCCGCCCCGGCACGAAATGTTCTGGTGCTCCTGGACACATCGCTTTCGATGCATGGGGAGAAACTCGTTCGGGCAGTCGAAGCCGTGGAGTTCTTTCTGCATAACCTGACGCCGCAAGATCGCTTTAACCTGCTGCTTTTTCATTCTGAAGTCATTCCCTTTTCACCCCAACCTGTCCCAGGCACGCCCGACCAGATCGAAGCGGCCTTGAATGTAATTCGAAGTTCCTACCTTTCCGGCGGCACCAATCTCAAACAGGCACTCTTGAAAGCAAAGGAACTGATCGGACAATTCCCGACTGGTGAACGGACGCTGATTCTGATTTCAGATGCCAACCCAACGCTGGGCACAACCCAGCAAAAACAGTTGATCCAGACGTTTACCGCCAATCAGAAGGAAGTCACCGGGCTGCGATTTTTTGCTTTTGCACTGGGGAGTGATGCCAAAACGACGTGGCTTGAAACCCTGGCCGAGCACTTCAACGGCTTCTCGGTCCAGGTGCGGGAAACCGAAGACATCGCCGCCCAACTCAAGCTGTTTTTCGACAAAGTTGGAGCTTCGATTCTGTCCGGAGTGCAGTTTGTCCCTGCCAACCCAGAGCTGTTTTATCAGGTTTACCCAAACGGCCAGCATACGTTTGAGGGAGGCAGCCTGGCGTTTGTCGGACGGTACAAACCATCTGCCGGCTCGACTTCGGTCCAGGTTCAGGCATATCACAGCACGGACCCGATCCAGCTTTCCCAAACCGTTTCGCTGCCTGAGCTGGACGCCACCCACGATCATTTACCCCGATTGTGGGCCCAGGCCAGAGTGACGGCGCTACTCAAGGAAATGGATTTGAATGGCGAACGCGAAGACTACATTTCAGAAATCATCCGGCTGGCTCAAAAATACAAGCTCGACACGCCGTACACAGCCTTCATTGCGGCACCACGGGCGTTGCTGCGGCCACGGTTGATTCAACCGGGTGATCCGGTGATCCGGGTCAAAACCGATGAATCCATTACGTCAGTGTTTGCCGTGCTGCCGTTTGGCGAGACACTTCCCTTGCAATTTATTGAGGATAAAAAGGTTTGGGAAACCAGATTTCTGGCGCCGGCCTGGTTGCCCGATGGCACGTATCGCTGCCGGTTGCTCCTGACAGACAACCATGGCAACGGCTATCAAGAAGCCAAAACCTTTGTGGTTGACTCTCATCCGCCAAAGCTCAAAGGCACGGCAGACACACCTACCGTCAGAAGTGGTGAGCTGGTCCGGCTCCGGGTTTCGGCTGATAGCGACACCGTGCGACTGGTTGCCAAAATGTACGGCGCCCAACCAGTTCAACTTGTCTGGTCAGACCAGGAAAAAACCAATTGTGGAACGCTGTGCATTCCAAAGGGCCTGGCGCCTGGACGCTATCTCGTCACGGTAACGGCTGAAGATTTCGCCCACAATCAGGCAAGTACTGAGATTGAACTTCAGGTTTATTAG